A region of the Serinicoccus profundi genome:
ACGTGCTCGTCGCCACGCCGGGTCGGCTCATCGACCTCATCGACCGCAGCGCGGCCGACCTGTCCGAGGTCGAGGTCATGGTCCTGGACGAGGCTGACCACATGGCCGAGATGGGCTTCGTCGAGGCCATCCGACAGGTGCTCGACCTCACGCCGACGGACGGCCAGCGGCTGCTCTTCTCGGCCACCCTCGACCACGGCGTGGACCAGGTCGCCAAGGCCTACCTCAAGGACCCGGTGACGCACTCCACCGATGACGCCCGGGCCAGCGTGACGACCATGGCGCACCACGTCTTCCTCGTGCACCCGCACCACAAGAAGCCGATCACGGCCGCCATCGCCAACCGGCCCGGCCGCACCGTCGTCTTCTGCCGCACCAAGCTCGGGGCCGACCGGGTCGCGATGCAGCTGCGTGAGTCCGGTGTCTTCGCCGCCGCGCTGCACGGCGGGCTCAACCAGGCTCAGCGGACCCGCGTGCTCGACGCCTTCAAGTCCGGGACGCTGCCGGTCCTCGTCGCCACCGACGTCGCCGCCCGCGGTATCCACGTCGACGACGTCTCGCTCGTCCTGCAGGTCGACCCGCCGGCCGACCACAAGGACTACCTCCACCGCTCCGGGCGGACCGCCCGGGCCGGTGAGGACGGGGTGGTCGTGACCCTGGCGCTGCCGCACCAGAAGCGCCAGGTCTCGCGGATGCTCGACGCCGCCGGGGTCGAGACCGACCCGCAGACGGTGGCCCCCGAGGACCACGCGGTCATCGAGACCGCGGGTGGCTCCACTCCCGAGTCCGAGCCGATCCCGCAGAGCCGGTTGGATGAGGTCATGCGACCCAAGCGCTCCGCCGGACCGCGTCGCGGCGGCCCTCGTGGTGGCCCAGGTGGGGACCGTCGTGGTGGCGGCGACCGGCGTGGGCAGCGCCCCGGCCGCGACGGCGGCTACAGCCGCGGCGGAGACCGTCGAGGCTCCGGCCGCGAGGGTGGCCCCGGTCGCGACGGCGGACCCCGTGGTGAGCGTCGTCGGGACTGGAGCCCGCGCGGCTGAGGCCGAGCGCCTACCATCGGGCCATGACCTCGACCCACGACGTCGTGGTGGTCGGTGGAGGGCACAACGGCCTCACCGCAGCCGCCTACCTGGCCCGCGCGGGCCGCTCGGTCCTGCTGCTGGAGCGCTCGACCGCCCTGGGCGGGGCGACGGTCTCCGCCGAGGCCTTCCCCGGTATGGGGGCGCGGCTCTCGCGCTACTCCTATCTCGTCAGCCTGCTGCCGCGGCAGATCGCCGACGACCTGTCGCTGTCGCTGCGGCTGGCCCGGCGGCGCTACTCCTCCTACACCCCGCTGCCCGGGTCGGAGGCGGGACTGCTCATCGACCACGGTGACGCCGCCGCGACCGCGGCCTCCTTCGCCGCCGTCGGTGCGGCGGCGGATGCGCCCCGGTGGGAGCGCTTCTACGACCGTGTCGGGCACCTCGCGGAGGTGGTGTGGCCCACCGTCACCGAGCCGCTGCTCCGGCGGCGCGAGATGGCGCACCGCATCGGCGACCCGGGTCTGGTGCGGGACTTCCTGGAGCGCCCCCTCGGCGAGGTGGTCGAGAAGAGCCTCGCCGACGACCTCGTCCGTGGGGTCGTCCTCACCGACGGCCTCATCAGCACCTTCGCGGACCCGCACTCGGCCCACCTGCGGCACAACGTGTGCTTCCTCTACCACGTCATCGGTGGCGGCACCGGTGACTGGGACGTGCCGATCGGCGGGATGGGGGAGGTGTCCGGCCAGCTCGAGCGCGTGGCCCGGGAGGCGGGCGCCGACCTGGTGACGGGGGCGCAGGTCACCGGTGTCGAGGAGGGCGCGGTGAGCTGGGAGGACGCCGAGGGTATGCCGCACCGCGCGACCGCGCGGCACGTGCTCTGGGCGGCGGCCCCCGCCGTGCTCGACGAGGTCGCCGGAGGCGTCGTGGGGGAGCGGGTCGAGGGGGCCCAGGTCAAGGTCAACCTCCTGCTGTCGCGCCTGCCCCGGCTGCGCGAGACCGCGGTGGCACCCGAGGCGGCCTTCGGCGGCACCTTCCACATCAACGAGAGCTACACCCAGCTGCGGCAGGCCCATGCGGACGCCGAGGACGGCAGGATCCCCGACCCGATGCCGGCCGAGATCTACTGCCACACGCTGACCGACCCCAGCATCCTCACCCCGGCCCTGCGGGCCGAGCACCCCCAGGCGCAGACGATGACGGTCTTCACCCTCCAGACGCCGGACCGGCTGCTCGACGGTAGGGGCGAGGACGCCCGCGCCGACCTGGAGCGTCGGGTGCTCAACTCGTTGTCCTCGGTGCTCGCCGAGCCCATCGAGGGCGTCGTGCTCACCGGCCCTGACGGGCAGCCCTGCGTCGAGACGCGGACCACCCGGGACCTGCAGCAGAGCCTGGCGATGCCCGGCGGCAACATCTTCCACGCGCCGCTGACCTGGCCGTGGGCCGACGACGACGCGCCCCTGGACACGCCGGCCCGACGGTGGGGGGTGGACACGGCATACCCCGGCGTCCTGCTCGCTGGCGCGGGCTCGCAGCGCGGCGGCGGGGTCAGCGGGCTGGGCGGCTACCACGCCGCCCGGGCCCTGCTCGAGAGCTGAGCGCGTCGGCGTCCGCCGGTGGATCCTGGTCACGGAGGAATTCGCCGGGCGTCATGCCGGTGACGGTGCGGAAGTCGTGGGTGAAGTGCGCCTGGTCGGCATAGCCCAGGCGGGCCGCCATCGCGGACAGGGACTCCCTGCGGTCCTTGAGCGCCAGGACCGCGTCGTGCAGCCGCCGTCGCTGGATCAACCACTTGGGCGACAGTCCGGTGCGCTCGAGCACCAGTCGTTGCAGGGTGCGCTCACCTAAGCCGGCGTATGACGCGAGCTCGCCGACCCGGGTGACGTCGGGGTGGTCCGCCAGCCAGTCGACGAGGTCGTTGATCTGCCCGCCGGCCCGGTCGAGGGGTCCGAAGCGGCGCAGCCAGCGCTCCATCGCGGCGATGGCGGCGCGGTGCGCCGGGGGAGCGTGGGCGTCTGGAGCCATCGCCTCGCGGATCGTGCCGATGAGCTCCGTGGCACCCATCACCGTCACCTGCTCGAGGTCGAGGTAGGTGTCGGTCAGCTCGGCCACCGACCGGCCCAGGATCAGGGCGCCGGCGGCCGGACGCAGCATCGCCCCGACCGCCCAGCCATGTCCCTCGAGGGTGACGGTGGAGCGGCCACGCGCGACACCGTAGAAGCGGGCGTAGGTGTGGCTCACGACGACCAGGCACACGGGATGCTGCAGCGTGGTCTGCTGGGAGGGCGCGGTGAGGGACCACACCGGGACCCAGTAGCGCTCCACGAGGTCTGACAGGTCCGTGGACGGCGGGTAGCGGTAGATCGGCGGAGAGGGGCGGCTGGCGCCGGTCAGGTGGGCCCGGTCGACGGGGTCGCTCCGGCCTGGGTCGCGTCGATCGGGCATGTGTCGGATTATCACAAGATCTCGCGCTCACGGGGTGCGAGCGTGGACACCATGACGATCTCTCAGGCTGACCCCATCACCCGCTTCGACCAGCGCGCCGCCGACTTCGGCGACATCCTCGAGCGGGCCGCCGCCCGCGCCGACGCCCCGACCCCGTGCGAGGGGTGGACCGTGCAGGACGTCGTGGCCCACGTCGTCGCCACCCAGCGCGACTTCCTGGCGGGCCAGGAGCTGGACCTCCCTGCGGCCCCGGACCTGGGCGATGACCTCGCCGCGGGCTGGCGTGCGCACGTCGCAGCGGTGTCCGACGCCGTAGCGGCCGAGGGGGTGGCCGCGCGCGAGTACGACGGCTTCTTCGGACGCACCACGATCGGTCAGACCCTCGCCGACTTCTACGGCTGGGACCTGGTCATCCACGGGTCGGACGTCTCCCGGGCGACGGGACAGTCGTGGACCGTCACCGACGAGGAGGCGGCTGCGTTGCACGCCACCGCCGACGGGTGGGGTGCGGCGCTGCACATGGAGGGCATCTGCGCCCCGGCCGTCGACGTCCCTTCCGACGCGAGCACGACGGACCGGTTGCTGGCCCGCCTCGGCCGCGACCCGGACTGGGAGCCCCGGGGCTGACAGGGTCTCAGCGGGACCACCGCTAGGGCAGGGTGTTACCCGGTCCGGGGTCCTCCAGCTCGGAGTCCTCCACCTCGGGGTGGGCCCGCAGGAAGAGGATGCTCGCGACCAGGCCTCCCCAGACGACGAGGATCGCCACGATCATCATGAGCACGGCCTGGGTGGTCATCGCTGCTCCTCCTCGAGCTCGGGCCAGGGGTGGAAGTCCTCGCTGTCACGACCTCGCCACGGGATCGCGGTGAGGATTGCGGCTGCGACCACGACGAAAGCGATGGTGCCCCAGCCGAAGAGGTTGAGGTACCAGCCCGGGTACCCCTCGTAGCCCTCGGTCACCAACGTCTGGACCCGCTCGAAGAGCATGTAGGTGAGCAGCAGCGGGGCGAGGACACCGATGAGGACCCACCAGGAGCGGCCGACCTTGAAGGTGGAGACCCGGTTGAGGTGGGCGCGCAGCACGGGCACCTTGCGGAAGACCCACACCACGAGCACCGTCATGACGATGGCCGAGAGCACGATGCCGACGTTGTTGGCCCACTGGTCGACGGTGTCGAGGGCGATGAGTCCCGAGGTGGTGGAGAAGAGCGCGATCGAGATGATCGCGCAGACCACGCACACGGCGATCGCGGAGGCCTTCTGCCCCAGCCCGAACTTCTCCTGCACCGACGCCGCCACCCCGAGCAGGATCGAGATGATCGAGGTGAAGCCCGCGAGCACCAGGGCCGCGAAGAAGACGGCGCCGAAGATGGTGCCGCCCGGCATCTCGCTGATGACCGCCGGGAAGGTGACGAAGGACAGGATCGGCCCGGTGAGGCCCTCGAGCTCGTCGACGGTCGTGGCCTGCTGGTGGGCGAAGAACCCGAGGGTCGCGAAGACGCCGATGCCGGCCAGGATCTCGAAGCTGGAGTTGGCGAACGCCACCACGAGGCCCGAACTCGTCATGTTGGCCTTGCGCCGTTGGTAGGAGGCGTAGGTCACCATGATGCCGAAGGCGATGGAGAGGCTGAAGAAGATCTGGCTGTAGGCCGCGATCCAGACCCCGGGATCGGTGAGCGCACCCCAGTCGGGCGTGAACAGCGCATTGAGCCCGTCCATCGCGCCGGGCAGCGTCACCGCCCGGATCACCAGACCGGCGAAGGCGACCACGAGCAGCGGGATGAAGATGACGTTGACCCGCTGAACGCCCTTGGTGACCCCCAGGGCGATGATCGCCAGCACCGCGACCCAGACCAGGACCAGCGGGATCGCGACGGCCGACACGATGGTCGTGGAGACCTCGGGGTCGCCGGTCCGGAGGTACTCCCCGACGAAGAAGCCGGCCGGGTCATCACCCCAGCGCAGGTCGAAGGCGAAGACGAAGTAGCTGAGCGACCAGGCGATGACGGCCGCGTAGTAGACCGCGATGACGAAGCTCAGCGCGATCTGGAACCAGCCCAGCGCCTCGGCCGGCTTGGCCATCCGCCGGTAGGCCAGCGGCGCCGCCGCGCGGTAGCGGTGGCCGATGGCGTAGTCCAGGAAGAGGATCGGGATACCGGCCGTCAGCAGCGCGATGAGGTAGGGGATGAGGAAGGCGCCCCCACCGCTCTCGTAGGCAACCCCGGGGAAGCGCCAGATGTTGCCCAGGCCGACGGCGGAGCCGACGGCGGCGAGGATGAAGCCCGTCGAGCTGCTCCAGGTCTCGCGCTCGGTGGTGGTCTCAGCCATGCCCTATCCCTCCGGTGTGGTGGTGGTCGCGCCCGCCGTCGTGCCCACCAGCGCCGCGAGGTGGTCGACCGCATAGCCGTAGCCGTGGATCCCGGCGCCGGCGATGACGGCGTCGACGACGGGGGACAGGTATGAGGTGTGGCGGAAGGCCTCGCGCGCGTGCGGGTTCGACAGGTGCACCTCGATGACCGGCACCGAGATGGCCTTGACGGCGTCGTGCAGGGCGACCGAGGTATGCGTGTAGGCGGCGGCATTGAGCACCACCCCGACGACGTCCGCGTCGGCCCCGGCCTCCTGCAGCGCGTCGACGAGGGCGCCCTCGTGGTTGCTCTGCACGCAGCTGACCTCCAGCCCGTGGGCGGCGGCCCGCTCGGCGCACCAGGTCTCGACGTCGGCCAGCGTGGCCGTGCCGTAGATGTGCGGCTCGCGGGTGCCGAGGAGGTTGAGGTTGGGTCCGTTGAGGACGACGACGCGCCGTGCCATGGGGCCTACGCTCTCACACCGCGCAGGTGCCGGGGCGCACGATGACTAGGGTGGCGGGGATGAGCGTGTCCGAGCCGCGGCGCCCGGTTCCCCCGACGGGAGGTCCGGTGCGCGCGCGTGCCGCGTCGCCGGTGCTGGGGGTCGACGCCTGCCGCGGTGGGTGGGTCGGTGCGGTCCTCGACGCGTCGGGCCGCGGACGGGTGCGGGTCGTGGTCGCCGCCACCGTCGCCCAGGTGCTCGACGCCGCCGGGGAGGTGGGGGTAGTAGGGGTCGACATCCCCATCGGGCTCCCCGACGCGAGCCGGCGCGCGGCGGACGTGCTGACCAGAAGCTTCCTCGGCCGGGCCAAGGCCTCCTCGGTC
Encoded here:
- a CDS encoding phytoene desaturase family protein; this encodes MTSTHDVVVVGGGHNGLTAAAYLARAGRSVLLLERSTALGGATVSAEAFPGMGARLSRYSYLVSLLPRQIADDLSLSLRLARRRYSSYTPLPGSEAGLLIDHGDAAATAASFAAVGAAADAPRWERFYDRVGHLAEVVWPTVTEPLLRRREMAHRIGDPGLVRDFLERPLGEVVEKSLADDLVRGVVLTDGLISTFADPHSAHLRHNVCFLYHVIGGGTGDWDVPIGGMGEVSGQLERVAREAGADLVTGAQVTGVEEGAVSWEDAEGMPHRATARHVLWAAAPAVLDEVAGGVVGERVEGAQVKVNLLLSRLPRLRETAVAPEAAFGGTFHINESYTQLRQAHADAEDGRIPDPMPAEIYCHTLTDPSILTPALRAEHPQAQTMTVFTLQTPDRLLDGRGEDARADLERRVLNSLSSVLAEPIEGVVLTGPDGQPCVETRTTRDLQQSLAMPGGNIFHAPLTWPWADDDAPLDTPARRWGVDTAYPGVLLAGAGSQRGGGVSGLGGYHAARALLES
- a CDS encoding helix-turn-helix domain-containing protein; the encoded protein is MPDRRDPGRSDPVDRAHLTGASRPSPPIYRYPPSTDLSDLVERYWVPVWSLTAPSQQTTLQHPVCLVVVSHTYARFYGVARGRSTVTLEGHGWAVGAMLRPAAGALILGRSVAELTDTYLDLEQVTVMGATELIGTIREAMAPDAHAPPAHRAAIAAMERWLRRFGPLDRAGGQINDLVDWLADHPDVTRVGELASYAGLGERTLQRLVLERTGLSPKWLIQRRRLHDAVLALKDRRESLSAMAARLGYADQAHFTHDFRTVTGMTPGEFLRDQDPPADADALSSRAGPGRRGSRPAR
- a CDS encoding TIGR03086 family metal-binding protein, with the translated sequence MTISQADPITRFDQRAADFGDILERAAARADAPTPCEGWTVQDVVAHVVATQRDFLAGQELDLPAAPDLGDDLAAGWRAHVAAVSDAVAAEGVAAREYDGFFGRTTIGQTLADFYGWDLVIHGSDVSRATGQSWTVTDEEAAALHATADGWGAALHMEGICAPAVDVPSDASTTDRLLARLGRDPDWEPRG
- a CDS encoding methionine/alanine import family NSS transporter small subunit: MTTQAVLMMIVAILVVWGGLVASILFLRAHPEVEDSELEDPGPGNTLP
- a CDS encoding sodium-dependent transporter, which translates into the protein MAETTTERETWSSSTGFILAAVGSAVGLGNIWRFPGVAYESGGGAFLIPYLIALLTAGIPILFLDYAIGHRYRAAAPLAYRRMAKPAEALGWFQIALSFVIAVYYAAVIAWSLSYFVFAFDLRWGDDPAGFFVGEYLRTGDPEVSTTIVSAVAIPLVLVWVAVLAIIALGVTKGVQRVNVIFIPLLVVAFAGLVIRAVTLPGAMDGLNALFTPDWGALTDPGVWIAAYSQIFFSLSIAFGIMVTYASYQRRKANMTSSGLVVAFANSSFEILAGIGVFATLGFFAHQQATTVDELEGLTGPILSFVTFPAVISEMPGGTIFGAVFFAALVLAGFTSIISILLGVAASVQEKFGLGQKASAIAVCVVCAIISIALFSTTSGLIALDTVDQWANNVGIVLSAIVMTVLVVWVFRKVPVLRAHLNRVSTFKVGRSWWVLIGVLAPLLLTYMLFERVQTLVTEGYEGYPGWYLNLFGWGTIAFVVVAAAILTAIPWRGRDSEDFHPWPELEEEQR
- the aroQ gene encoding type II 3-dehydroquinate dehydratase, which gives rise to MARRVVVLNGPNLNLLGTREPHIYGTATLADVETWCAERAAAHGLEVSCVQSNHEGALVDALQEAGADADVVGVVLNAAAYTHTSVALHDAVKAISVPVIEVHLSNPHAREAFRHTSYLSPVVDAVIAGAGIHGYGYAVDHLAALVGTTAGATTTTPEG